The following proteins are co-located in the Micromonospora coriariae genome:
- a CDS encoding ABC transporter permease, which translates to MSDPSTASIVSTPPAQPTDAGTPAAAGVPQSNEKPRGLLGDAWRDLRRKPLFWISATLIVVFLLMAAFPALFAPGDAVNGTLSRSLNKPSADGWFGYDVQGRDVYARVIYGARASIVVAVLSVLGTLLVGGAMGIIAGYRGGWVDALLSRIADVFFGLPFVLGAIVILTTFNGSNSGNSKAQIMGLVIASLMVLSWPVVMRLMRSSVLATKEADYIVAARALGAGTGRIILKHLLPNCLAPLLVYGTIMVGSFIGAEATLSFLGVGLKSPVVSWGIMISDGQQFIRVAPGLVFFPAAFLVTAVLSFVMLGEAVREALDPKLR; encoded by the coding sequence ATGAGTGACCCGAGCACCGCATCGATCGTCAGCACCCCTCCCGCGCAGCCCACCGACGCCGGCACCCCCGCCGCGGCGGGCGTGCCGCAGAGCAACGAGAAGCCGCGCGGCCTGCTCGGCGACGCCTGGCGGGACCTGCGGCGCAAGCCGCTGTTCTGGATCTCGGCCACGCTGATCGTGGTCTTCCTGCTGATGGCGGCCTTCCCGGCGCTGTTCGCCCCGGGCGACGCGGTCAACGGCACGCTGTCCCGGAGCCTCAACAAGCCGTCCGCCGATGGCTGGTTCGGTTACGACGTGCAGGGTCGGGACGTCTACGCCCGGGTCATCTACGGCGCGCGTGCCTCCATCGTGGTCGCCGTGCTCTCCGTGCTCGGCACCCTGCTGGTCGGCGGTGCGATGGGCATCATCGCCGGCTACCGAGGTGGCTGGGTGGACGCTCTGCTCAGCCGGATCGCCGATGTCTTCTTCGGCCTGCCCTTCGTGCTCGGCGCGATCGTCATCCTGACCACGTTCAACGGCTCGAACTCCGGCAACAGCAAGGCCCAGATCATGGGCCTGGTGATCGCCTCCCTGATGGTGCTGAGTTGGCCGGTCGTGATGCGGCTGATGCGTTCCTCGGTGCTGGCCACCAAGGAGGCCGACTACATCGTCGCGGCTCGGGCGCTGGGTGCCGGCACCGGCCGGATCATCCTCAAGCACCTGCTGCCGAACTGCCTGGCGCCGCTGCTGGTCTACGGCACGATCATGGTCGGCTCGTTCATCGGCGCCGAGGCCACCCTGTCGTTCCTGGGCGTCGGCCTGAAGTCGCCGGTGGTGTCCTGGGGCATCATGATCAGCGACGGGCAGCAGTTCATCCGGGTCGCGCCGGGGCTGGTGTTCTTCCCCGCCGCGTTCCTCGTCACCGCCGTGCTGAGCTTCGTGATGCTCGGTGAGGCGGTCCGCGAGGCCCTCGATCCGAAACTCCGCTAG
- a CDS encoding peptide ABC transporter substrate-binding protein codes for MRVSKRATSAIALSAAAALVASGCSSGDGDGDAAASKDGSIVIHGVQPENPLVPSNTTETGGGKIIDWMWTGLVEYPNDGGAPRNALAESINTTDSKVFTIKIKKGTKFHDGTEVKAKNFVDAWNWAAYSPNGAQNGSFFSDIAGFDKTYTSDPDGEGPKKAPAPTAEKLSGLKVIDDQTFEVTLAAPTAVFPTKLGYSAFMPLPDVFFTQKPEEFGKNPIGNGPVKFVSWDDNVLIKLTRFDDYNLRDTMKVKDVDVKLYQDETAAYNDLLANNLDFLESIPTSALAGDKWKTDLGERGLSTTTPTTGLIAFPIYDKRFQNPKLRRAVSLSIDRQEITDKIFFGTRKPADSWANPLTPGAKPGNCTACKFDKAEAQRLLAEAGGFTGEMVFYYNTDSSHKDWMDAVAQQVKTNLGIEARAEGMPTFAVFRQQVNAHKMTGPYRAAWQQDYPDVENWINPLYVTGGSSNDGLYSNPQVDALAKAAGAAPSLEASHEQFAKAVELVDQDVPSIPVYFYGQQSGHSEKVKKLELNNVGELDITSVEL; via the coding sequence ATGAGAGTCTCGAAGCGGGCGACGAGCGCGATCGCGCTCAGCGCGGCTGCCGCGCTTGTCGCGAGCGGTTGCTCGAGCGGTGACGGCGACGGCGACGCCGCCGCCAGCAAGGACGGCTCGATCGTTATCCACGGCGTCCAGCCGGAGAACCCGCTGGTCCCGTCGAACACGACGGAGACCGGCGGCGGCAAGATCATCGACTGGATGTGGACCGGCCTGGTCGAGTACCCGAACGACGGTGGGGCCCCGCGCAACGCGCTGGCGGAGTCCATCAACACCACGGACTCCAAGGTCTTCACGATCAAGATCAAGAAGGGTACCAAGTTCCACGACGGTACCGAGGTGAAGGCGAAGAACTTCGTCGACGCCTGGAACTGGGCCGCCTACTCGCCGAACGGCGCGCAGAACGGCTCCTTCTTCTCGGACATCGCGGGCTTCGACAAGACCTACACGTCGGACCCGGACGGCGAGGGCCCGAAGAAGGCTCCGGCGCCGACGGCCGAGAAGCTGTCCGGCCTGAAGGTCATCGACGACCAGACCTTCGAGGTCACCCTGGCGGCCCCGACCGCGGTCTTCCCGACCAAGCTCGGCTACAGCGCCTTCATGCCGCTGCCGGACGTGTTCTTCACCCAGAAGCCCGAGGAGTTCGGCAAGAACCCGATCGGCAACGGCCCGGTGAAGTTCGTGTCGTGGGACGACAACGTCCTCATCAAGCTGACGCGCTTCGACGACTACAACCTGCGCGACACGATGAAGGTCAAGGACGTCGACGTCAAGCTCTACCAGGACGAGACGGCGGCCTACAACGACCTGCTGGCCAACAACCTGGACTTCCTGGAGTCGATCCCCACCTCGGCGCTCGCCGGTGACAAGTGGAAGACCGACCTCGGTGAGCGGGGCCTTTCGACCACCACGCCGACGACCGGTCTGATCGCGTTCCCGATCTACGACAAGCGCTTCCAGAACCCGAAGCTGCGTCGTGCCGTGTCGCTGTCGATCGACCGCCAGGAGATCACCGACAAGATCTTCTTCGGTACCCGCAAGCCGGCCGACAGCTGGGCGAACCCGCTGACCCCGGGCGCCAAGCCGGGTAACTGCACCGCCTGCAAGTTCGACAAGGCCGAGGCCCAGCGGCTGCTGGCCGAGGCCGGTGGCTTCACGGGCGAGATGGTCTTCTACTACAACACGGACTCCAGCCACAAGGACTGGATGGACGCCGTTGCGCAGCAGGTCAAGACCAACCTCGGCATCGAGGCTCGCGCCGAGGGCATGCCGACCTTCGCGGTCTTCCGCCAGCAGGTCAACGCGCACAAGATGACCGGCCCGTACCGCGCCGCCTGGCAGCAGGACTACCCGGACGTGGAGAACTGGATCAACCCGCTCTACGTGACTGGTGGCTCCTCGAACGACGGCCTCTACAGCAACCCGCAGGTCGACGCCCTGGCCAAGGCCGCTGGCGCCGCACCGAGCCTGGAGGCCTCGCACGAGCAGTTCGCCAAGGCGGTCGAGCTGGTCGACCAGGACGTCCCGAGCATCCCGGTCTACTTCTACGGCCAGCAGTCCGGCCACTCGGAGAAGGTCAAGAAGCTCGAGCTGAACAACGTCGGCGAACTCGACATCACCTCGGTCGAGCTCTGA
- a CDS encoding response regulator, which translates to MAEQSMEHLDPADARPERLRVFLVDDHAMFRAGVRAELGAHVEVVGEASTVAEAVTRIAATGPDVVLLDVHMPDGGGRAVLEAMRRSHPQVKFLALSVSDAAEDVIGLIRAGARGYVTKTISPDELAAAIRRVADGDAVFSPRLAGFVLDAFAARPDAPVADPELDQLTNREREVLRLLARGYAYKEIAKELFISIKTVETHVSNVLRKLQMSNRYELSRWAADRRLV; encoded by the coding sequence ATGGCCGAGCAGTCGATGGAGCACCTCGATCCGGCGGACGCCCGCCCCGAGCGGCTGCGGGTGTTCCTGGTGGATGACCACGCGATGTTCCGGGCCGGGGTACGCGCGGAGTTGGGCGCCCACGTCGAGGTGGTGGGCGAGGCGAGCACGGTGGCCGAGGCGGTCACCCGGATCGCCGCGACCGGACCGGACGTTGTGCTGCTCGACGTGCACATGCCCGACGGTGGCGGACGCGCGGTGCTGGAGGCGATGCGGCGCAGCCATCCGCAGGTCAAGTTCCTGGCGCTGAGCGTCTCCGACGCGGCGGAGGACGTGATCGGGCTGATCCGCGCCGGCGCCCGTGGTTACGTCACCAAGACCATCTCGCCGGACGAGCTGGCGGCGGCGATCCGTCGCGTCGCCGACGGCGACGCGGTGTTCAGCCCTCGGCTGGCCGGGTTCGTGCTGGACGCCTTCGCGGCCCGCCCGGACGCCCCGGTGGCCGACCCGGAGCTGGACCAGCTCACCAACCGGGAGCGGGAGGTGCTGAGGCTGCTCGCTCGGGGGTACGCGTACAAGGAGATCGCGAAGGAGCTGTTCATCTCCATCAAGACTGTGGAGACGCACGTGTCGAACGTGCTGCGCAAGCTCCAGATGTCCAACCGCTACGAACTCTCGCGCTGGGCGGCGGACCGCCGGCTCGTGTGA
- a CDS encoding ATP-binding protein has protein sequence MTREPPISIVTPPPRLYRAPEHRMAAGVAAGIADHLGISVLRVRVAFMVLLGLSGLGLLLYAAFWAVVPLRPGDTAVPPRRDVAQLLPFVGIGLGVLLIQVMVFDSVGAAGTAGWLVAIIAVGAGVIWHQSAPERRRRWGDTMPVPWLGAVVEESDRRAFVLRFIGGGVLVAVGIIGVAAVYSPAQNFDAVINGVIFALVGLAGVGVVAAPVLWRTYSQLRSEREGRIREQERAELAAMVHDQVLHTLALIQRNAGDVKTVQRLARGQERSLRNWLYKPTASPNERLAAALEQAAAEVEDTFAITVEAVVVGDRETDERVGALVAAAREALVNAARHAGVQTVSLYAEVEPDQVSVFVRDRGAGFDPDTVEDHRHGVRGSIIGRMKRHGGRAEIRSGPGEGTEVRLILPISRDSSAAERNR, from the coding sequence GTGACCAGGGAGCCTCCGATCAGCATCGTGACCCCGCCGCCGCGCCTCTACCGCGCCCCCGAGCACCGGATGGCCGCCGGCGTCGCCGCCGGCATCGCCGACCACCTCGGCATTTCGGTGCTGCGGGTGCGGGTCGCGTTCATGGTGCTGCTCGGCCTGAGCGGGCTCGGCCTGCTGCTCTACGCGGCCTTCTGGGCGGTGGTGCCGCTGCGGCCCGGTGACACCGCGGTGCCGCCCCGGCGGGACGTGGCCCAGCTCCTGCCGTTCGTGGGGATCGGGCTCGGCGTCCTGCTGATCCAGGTGATGGTCTTCGACTCGGTCGGCGCGGCGGGCACCGCCGGCTGGCTGGTGGCCATCATCGCGGTCGGCGCCGGGGTCATCTGGCACCAGTCCGCGCCCGAGCGGCGGCGGCGGTGGGGCGACACGATGCCGGTGCCCTGGCTCGGCGCGGTGGTCGAGGAGAGTGACCGGCGAGCCTTCGTGCTGCGGTTCATCGGCGGCGGGGTGCTGGTCGCTGTCGGCATCATCGGCGTCGCGGCGGTCTACTCGCCGGCGCAGAACTTCGACGCGGTGATCAACGGCGTCATCTTCGCGCTGGTCGGGCTGGCCGGGGTCGGTGTGGTCGCCGCGCCGGTGCTCTGGCGTACGTACAGCCAGCTCCGCTCCGAGCGCGAGGGGCGCATCCGCGAGCAGGAGCGGGCCGAGCTGGCTGCGATGGTGCACGACCAGGTGCTGCACACGTTGGCCCTGATCCAGCGCAACGCCGGTGACGTCAAGACGGTGCAGCGGCTGGCCCGGGGGCAGGAACGTTCGCTGCGCAACTGGCTCTACAAGCCCACCGCCTCGCCGAACGAGCGGCTCGCGGCCGCGCTCGAGCAGGCCGCGGCCGAGGTCGAGGACACCTTCGCGATCACGGTGGAGGCGGTGGTGGTCGGCGACCGGGAGACCGACGAACGGGTCGGCGCGCTGGTCGCCGCCGCGCGGGAGGCGCTGGTGAACGCGGCCCGGCACGCGGGGGTGCAGACCGTGTCCCTCTACGCCGAGGTCGAGCCCGATCAGGTCAGCGTCTTCGTCCGGGACCGGGGAGCGGGCTTCGACCCGGATACCGTGGAGGACCACCGGCACGGCGTACGCGGCTCGATCATCGGGCGGATGAAGCGGCACGGCGGACGGGCCGAGATCCGGTCCGGCCCGGGGGAGGGGACCGAGGTCCGGTTGATCCTGCCGATCTCCCGGGACTCGTCCGCAGCGGAGAGGAACAGATGA
- a CDS encoding ABC transporter ATP-binding protein, which produces MSEQSAPGTGGSGRPSGRLLEVDDLRVEFRTRDGVAKVINGVTYHVDAGETLAVLGESGSGKSVTAQTIMGILDTPPGFVTGGQVRFHGKDMLHMSNEERRRIRGEGIAMIFQDALSALNPVFTVGFQIAEQFRVRRGMGRAESKKRAIEMLDQVKIPNAKGRFSNYPHQFSGGMRQRAMIAMSLALDPEVLIADEPTTALDVTVQAQIMDLLAELQRERQMGMILITHDLGVVADVADRIAVMYAGRIVEEADVYDLYAKPAHPYTLGLIDSIPRLDEKGQQLRTIKGLPPNLMNIPPGCPFNPRCPMAQPVCREKLPPLLQVGTARASACHFAEELVNRV; this is translated from the coding sequence GTGTCCGAGCAGTCCGCGCCGGGAACCGGCGGCTCCGGACGTCCCTCCGGCCGGCTGCTCGAGGTCGACGACCTGCGGGTGGAGTTCCGTACCCGGGACGGCGTCGCCAAGGTCATCAACGGGGTCACGTACCACGTCGACGCGGGGGAGACCCTCGCCGTGCTCGGCGAGTCCGGCTCCGGTAAGAGCGTCACGGCGCAGACCATCATGGGCATCCTCGACACCCCGCCCGGCTTCGTCACCGGTGGGCAGGTCCGCTTCCACGGCAAGGACATGCTCCACATGTCCAACGAGGAGCGCCGCCGCATCCGCGGCGAGGGCATCGCGATGATCTTCCAGGACGCGCTCTCCGCGCTGAACCCGGTCTTCACCGTCGGGTTCCAGATCGCCGAGCAGTTCCGGGTCCGGCGGGGCATGGGTCGCGCGGAGTCCAAGAAGCGCGCCATCGAGATGCTCGACCAGGTCAAGATCCCGAACGCCAAGGGCCGGTTCAGCAACTATCCGCACCAGTTCTCCGGCGGTATGCGGCAGCGCGCCATGATCGCGATGTCGCTGGCGCTCGACCCGGAGGTGCTGATCGCGGACGAGCCGACCACCGCGCTCGACGTGACCGTGCAGGCCCAGATCATGGACCTGCTCGCCGAGCTTCAGCGTGAACGGCAGATGGGCATGATCCTGATCACCCACGACCTCGGTGTGGTCGCCGACGTCGCGGACCGGATCGCGGTCATGTACGCGGGCCGGATCGTCGAGGAAGCCGACGTGTACGACCTGTACGCCAAGCCGGCGCACCCGTACACGTTGGGCCTGATCGACTCGATTCCGCGGCTGGACGAGAAGGGGCAGCAGCTCCGGACGATCAAGGGCCTCCCGCCGAACCTGATGAACATCCCGCCGGGCTGCCCGTTCAACCCGCGCTGTCCCATGGCTCAGCCGGTGTGCCGGGAGAAGCTCCCGCCGCTGCTGCAGGTGGGCACCGCACGGGCCAGCGCCTGCCACTTCGCCGAGGAGCTGGTGAACCGTGTCTGA
- a CDS encoding ABC transporter ATP-binding protein, giving the protein MSENIIEVRDLVKHYPVTQGVVFKKTVGQVKAVDGVSFGLGAGETLGVVGESGCGKSTLARVLMNLERPTAGSVVYKGQDISKLSGGALRRLRRQIQLVMQDPYTSLNPRMTVGDLLGEPFEIHPEVAPKGSRRAKVRELLDLVGLNPEHINRYPHQFSGGQRQRIGIARALALRPEVIVCDEPVSALDVSIQAQVMNLLEQLQGEFGLSYVFIAHDLSVVRHLSDRVAVMYLGKIVEIGTEDEIYERPTHPYTQALLSAVPVPDPTQRHNKTIIRLTGDVPSPISPPSGCRFRTRCWKAQDVCAEQVPLLEIRRSSDHPSACHFAEKREIVASHEAA; this is encoded by the coding sequence GTGTCTGAGAACATCATCGAGGTCCGTGACCTGGTCAAGCACTACCCCGTCACCCAGGGCGTGGTGTTCAAGAAGACCGTCGGTCAGGTCAAGGCGGTCGACGGGGTCTCGTTCGGTCTGGGTGCCGGTGAGACCCTGGGCGTGGTCGGCGAGTCCGGCTGCGGCAAGTCGACCCTCGCCCGCGTGCTGATGAACCTGGAGCGGCCGACCGCCGGCAGCGTGGTCTACAAGGGCCAGGACATCTCCAAGCTCTCCGGCGGGGCGCTGCGGCGCCTCCGCCGGCAGATCCAGCTGGTGATGCAGGACCCGTACACCTCGCTGAACCCGCGGATGACCGTCGGTGACCTGCTCGGTGAGCCGTTCGAGATCCACCCGGAGGTGGCGCCGAAGGGCAGCCGTCGGGCGAAGGTCAGGGAGCTGCTCGACCTGGTCGGGCTCAACCCGGAGCACATCAACCGGTACCCGCACCAGTTCTCCGGCGGTCAGCGTCAGCGCATCGGCATCGCCCGGGCGCTCGCGCTGCGGCCCGAGGTGATCGTCTGCGACGAGCCGGTGTCGGCGCTGGACGTCTCCATCCAGGCCCAGGTGATGAACCTGCTGGAGCAGCTCCAGGGCGAGTTCGGGCTCTCGTACGTCTTCATCGCGCATGACCTGTCGGTGGTCCGCCACCTCTCGGACCGCGTCGCGGTGATGTACCTCGGCAAGATCGTTGAGATCGGCACCGAGGACGAGATCTACGAGCGGCCGACCCACCCGTACACCCAGGCACTGCTGTCGGCGGTGCCGGTGCCGGACCCGACCCAGCGGCACAACAAGACGATCATCCGGCTCACCGGTGACGTGCCGTCGCCGATCAGTCCGCCCTCGGGCTGCCGGTTCCGGACCCGCTGCTGGAAGGCGCAGGACGTCTGCGCCGAGCAGGTCCCGCTGCTGGAGATCCGGCGCAGCTCGGACCACCCGAGCGCCTGCCACTTCGCGGAGAAGCGCGAGATCGTCGCGAGCCACGAGGCCGCCTGA
- a CDS encoding ABC transporter permease has translation MGRYLLRRLLQLVPVFIGTTFMIYALVWAVPGDPFAGKCGDRRCPDQYIAFMTEKYHLDQNVFVQYANYMKNLLQGDFGQTFSQREISDIILTSYPNTLKLALVALSIEAVIGLGAGVLTGLRRNGFLDNLVLVSTLFLIALPVFVVGFVLQWLLGVQWGIIKPTVSSEMRLSELIVPGFVLGSASVAYIARVARTSIAENRRADYVRTAIAKGLPMRRVVGVHLLRNSLIPVVTLLGTDLGALMGGAIVTEGIFGINGIGRQVFRAIVTKESATVVGIVVVLVLVYLLMNLLVDLLYAALDPRIRYE, from the coding sequence ATGGGCCGTTATCTGTTGAGACGGCTGCTCCAACTCGTGCCGGTCTTCATCGGTACGACGTTCATGATCTACGCCCTCGTCTGGGCCGTTCCGGGCGATCCGTTCGCCGGCAAGTGCGGTGACCGCCGCTGCCCGGACCAGTACATCGCCTTCATGACCGAGAAGTACCACCTGGACCAGAACGTCTTCGTGCAGTACGCGAACTACATGAAGAACCTGCTCCAGGGTGACTTCGGTCAGACGTTCTCGCAGCGCGAGATCAGTGACATCATCCTGACGTCGTACCCGAACACGCTGAAGCTGGCCCTGGTGGCGCTCAGCATCGAGGCCGTGATCGGCCTCGGCGCCGGCGTGCTTACCGGTCTGCGGCGCAACGGGTTCCTGGACAACCTGGTCCTGGTCTCCACGCTGTTCCTGATCGCGCTGCCGGTCTTCGTCGTCGGCTTCGTGCTTCAGTGGCTGCTGGGCGTGCAGTGGGGCATCATCAAGCCGACCGTCTCCTCCGAGATGCGGCTCTCCGAACTGATCGTGCCGGGCTTCGTGCTCGGTAGCGCGTCAGTGGCGTACATCGCCCGGGTGGCAAGAACGAGCATCGCGGAGAACCGCCGCGCCGACTACGTGCGTACCGCCATCGCCAAGGGCCTCCCGATGCGCCGGGTGGTGGGCGTGCACCTGCTGCGCAACTCGCTCATCCCGGTGGTCACCCTGCTCGGCACCGACCTCGGTGCCCTGATGGGCGGCGCGATCGTCACCGAGGGCATCTTCGGCATCAACGGAATCGGCCGCCAGGTCTTCCGCGCGATCGTCACCAAGGAAAGCGCTACCGTGGTAGGGATCGTGGTCGTCCTGGTGCTGGTTTATCTCCTGATGAACCTGCTGGTTGACCTGCTCTACGCCGCCCTGGACCCAAGGATCCGCTATGAGTGA
- the pcrA gene encoding DNA helicase PcrA: MHPLFDIPASPPAPESAPARPDRPRPAAVRLDSQQLLAGLNGPQRDAVTHAGSPLLIVAGAGSGKTRVLTHRIAYLLAARDVHPGEIIAITFTNKAAGEMKERVAALVGPRARLMWVSTFHSACVRILRAEHEHAGLKSTFSIYDADDSRRLMQLVTRELDLDPKRYPARGLAAQVSNLKNELVDPEQFAERAKGPNERALAEAYTLYQRRLREAHALDFDDLIMTTVHLLQSHPHVAESYRRRFRHVLVDEYQDTNHAQYTLIKELVSGTAGLDPAELCVVGDADQSIYAFRGATIRNILEFERDFTDARTILLEQNYRSTQTILNAANAVIDRNTSRKPKRLWSEAGAGEQIVGYVADTEHAEADWAAREIDRLVDADETRPGDVAVFYRTNAQSRVFEEVFIRVGLPYKVVGGVRFYERKEVRDALAYLRSVVNDDDTVSLRRVLNTPRRGIGDRAEACVEALSSRDRISFGAALRRAREAPGISSRAANGIADFVALLDGARELAETGTPEEVLEALLTRSGYLTELEESLDPQDAGRVDNLQELVSVAREYTERIEATGAEGERATLAGFLEQVALVADADQIPSDDPDHQGVVTLMTLHTAKGLEFPVVFLTGLEDGVFPHLRSLGDTRELEEERRLAYVGITRARQRLYLSRAVTRSAWGQPAYNPPSRFLEELPPELVHWERTEGSYTSWAGGGGGVGGRADRAPGVRGTFSGGTPKAAQLAKRLGVDGSRLTTASELPQGPKVAAGDRVNHQRYGLGRVVAVEGHGPGARAQIDFGDQTMWLVLRHAPIDKL; encoded by the coding sequence ATGCATCCTCTCTTCGACATTCCCGCGTCCCCGCCTGCGCCGGAGTCCGCGCCGGCCCGTCCGGACCGGCCCCGGCCGGCCGCCGTCCGCCTCGATTCGCAGCAGCTGCTCGCCGGGCTGAACGGGCCGCAGCGCGACGCGGTCACCCACGCCGGCTCGCCGCTGTTGATCGTCGCCGGCGCCGGGTCCGGCAAGACCCGGGTGCTCACCCACCGGATCGCCTACCTGCTCGCCGCGCGGGACGTGCACCCCGGCGAGATCATCGCCATCACCTTCACCAACAAGGCGGCCGGCGAGATGAAGGAGCGGGTGGCCGCACTGGTCGGCCCGCGGGCCCGGCTGATGTGGGTGTCGACGTTCCACTCCGCGTGTGTCCGGATCCTGCGCGCCGAGCACGAGCACGCCGGGCTCAAGTCCACGTTCTCGATCTACGACGCGGACGACTCGCGCCGGCTGATGCAGCTGGTCACCCGCGAGCTGGACCTCGACCCGAAGCGCTATCCGGCGCGCGGGTTGGCCGCCCAGGTCTCCAACCTGAAGAACGAGCTGGTCGACCCGGAGCAGTTCGCGGAACGGGCCAAGGGGCCCAACGAGCGGGCGCTCGCCGAGGCGTACACGCTCTACCAGCGGCGGCTGCGCGAGGCGCACGCGCTGGACTTCGACGACCTGATCATGACCACGGTGCATCTGCTCCAGTCCCATCCGCACGTGGCCGAGAGCTACCGCCGTCGGTTCCGACACGTGCTGGTCGACGAATACCAGGACACCAACCACGCTCAGTACACGCTGATCAAGGAGCTGGTCTCCGGCACCGCGGGGCTGGATCCGGCCGAGCTGTGCGTGGTCGGTGACGCCGACCAGTCGATCTACGCGTTCCGGGGCGCGACGATCCGCAACATCCTGGAGTTCGAGCGGGACTTCACCGACGCGCGGACGATCCTGCTGGAGCAGAACTACCGCTCCACCCAGACCATCCTGAACGCGGCCAACGCGGTGATCGACCGGAACACCTCGCGCAAGCCGAAGCGGCTGTGGAGCGAGGCCGGCGCCGGCGAGCAGATCGTCGGCTACGTGGCCGACACCGAGCACGCCGAGGCGGACTGGGCGGCCCGGGAGATCGACCGTCTGGTCGACGCCGACGAGACCCGCCCCGGCGACGTCGCCGTCTTCTACCGCACCAACGCCCAGTCCCGGGTCTTCGAGGAGGTGTTCATCCGGGTCGGCCTGCCCTACAAGGTGGTCGGCGGAGTGCGCTTCTACGAGCGCAAGGAGGTCCGCGACGCGCTCGCGTACCTGCGTTCGGTGGTCAACGACGACGACACGGTGAGCCTGCGGCGGGTGCTGAACACCCCGCGCCGGGGGATCGGCGACCGAGCGGAGGCGTGCGTCGAGGCGCTCTCCAGCCGCGATCGGATCTCCTTCGGCGCGGCGCTGCGGCGGGCCCGCGAGGCGCCGGGCATCTCCAGCCGGGCGGCCAACGGCATCGCCGACTTCGTGGCGCTGCTCGACGGCGCCCGGGAGCTGGCCGAGACCGGCACTCCGGAGGAGGTGCTGGAGGCGCTGCTGACCCGTTCCGGCTACCTCACCGAGCTGGAGGAGAGCCTGGACCCGCAGGACGCCGGCCGGGTGGACAACCTCCAGGAGCTGGTCAGCGTCGCACGGGAGTACACCGAGCGGATCGAGGCGACCGGCGCCGAGGGCGAACGGGCCACCCTGGCGGGCTTCCTGGAACAGGTCGCGCTGGTCGCCGACGCCGACCAGATCCCCTCCGACGATCCCGACCATCAGGGCGTCGTCACCCTGATGACGCTGCACACCGCCAAGGGACTGGAGTTCCCGGTGGTCTTCCTGACCGGGCTGGAGGACGGCGTCTTCCCGCACCTGCGTTCGCTGGGCGACACCCGTGAGCTGGAGGAGGAGCGCCGGCTGGCGTACGTCGGCATCACCCGGGCCCGACAGCGGCTCTACCTCTCCCGGGCGGTGACCCGCTCGGCCTGGGGGCAGCCGGCCTACAACCCTCCGTCGCGGTTCCTGGAGGAGCTGCCGCCGGAGCTGGTGCACTGGGAGCGCACCGAGGGGTCGTACACCTCGTGGGCCGGTGGGGGCGGCGGCGTCGGTGGTCGCGCGGACCGCGCGCCGGGCGTGCGAGGGACCTTCAGCGGGGGAACGCCGAAGGCGGCGCAGCTGGCCAAGCGGCTCGGTGTCGACGGCAGCCGCCTGACCACGGCCAGCGAGCTGCCGCAGGGGCCGAAGGTGGCGGCCGGTGACCGGGTCAACCACCAGCGGTACGGGTTGGGGCGGGTCGTCGCCGTCGAGGGGCACGGCCCGGGTGCCCGCGCGCAGATCGACTTCGGTGACCAGACCATGTGGCTGGTGTTGCGCCACGCCCCGATCGACAAGCTCTGA
- a CDS encoding chorismate mutase encodes MAPPAEDGGPGGARTGTAEPAAAARIVQIRERIDEIDNALISLWHERATLSQEVGATRMASGGTRLVLSREREILERFRVALGADGTQLALLLLRAGRGPL; translated from the coding sequence ATGGCGCCACCGGCCGAGGACGGCGGGCCGGGTGGGGCACGGACCGGCACCGCGGAGCCGGCCGCCGCCGCACGGATCGTGCAGATCAGGGAACGCATCGACGAGATCGACAACGCGTTGATCTCGCTCTGGCACGAGCGGGCCACGCTGTCCCAGGAGGTGGGGGCGACCCGGATGGCGTCCGGCGGGACGCGCCTGGTGCTCTCCCGGGAACGGGAGATCCTGGAGCGTTTCCGGGTCGCGCTCGGCGCCGACGGCACCCAACTGGCGTTGCTGCTGCTCCGGGCGGGGCGCGGCCCGCTGTGA